One Streptomyces sp. NBC_00223 genomic window carries:
- a CDS encoding GNAT family N-acetyltransferase, which produces MTEVGPAAWPPAPIRTGRLVLRESEARDRAAFIELFASPEVGTYVGGPRPRAELESAVPEVPGRRPGFFVVERDGAMIGTVQLDPHDPEQSGNRRREAGKTALGYLFLPGAWGHGYATEACAAALDWFADAHPGEPVVLYTQTANARSTRLAAKLGFTEVERFEAYGAEQWFGVWSPGTPSG; this is translated from the coding sequence ATGACTGAGGTCGGACCCGCCGCCTGGCCGCCCGCCCCGATCAGGACCGGGCGGCTCGTGCTCCGGGAGTCCGAGGCCCGGGACCGCGCGGCGTTCATCGAACTGTTCGCCTCGCCGGAGGTCGGCACCTACGTCGGCGGCCCCCGACCGCGTGCCGAACTCGAAAGCGCGGTGCCCGAGGTGCCCGGGCGGCGCCCCGGCTTCTTCGTGGTCGAGCGCGACGGAGCGATGATCGGCACGGTCCAGCTCGACCCGCACGACCCCGAGCAATCGGGCAACCGCCGCCGGGAAGCCGGGAAGACCGCGCTCGGCTACTTGTTCCTGCCCGGGGCGTGGGGACACGGGTACGCCACCGAGGCGTGCGCGGCGGCACTCGACTGGTTCGCCGACGCGCATCCCGGTGAGCCGGTCGTGTTGTACACCCAGACCGCCAACGCCCGTTCGACGCGCCTCGCGGCGAAGCTGGGGTTCACCGAGGTGGAGCGGTTCGAGGCGTACGGCGCCGAGCAGTGGTTCGGCGTGTGGTCCCCGGGCACGCCGTCCGGTTGA
- a CDS encoding alpha/beta fold hydrolase codes for MSRTVVNGQRIHFEDTGGDGPAVILAHGFLMDSRMFTSQVEALRGTHRVITWDQRGFGRTEFDGRPFSFWDSARDCLGLLDCLGIERAVVGGMSQGGFVALRTALLAPRRVRGLILLDTEAGVFDADEKAANDAMNSHWLTSGPTDDLVEAIAAHIIDDPAHSPAWIHRWKSRPKEFFECPYACLADRDDLTDRLGEINCPALVVHGTEDVAISMDRAEILAAGLPGSGGVVKVRGPHAACLTNPPPVNAAILGFLAKLRF; via the coding sequence ATGTCCCGCACGGTGGTGAACGGTCAGCGCATCCATTTCGAGGACACCGGGGGCGACGGTCCCGCGGTGATCCTGGCACACGGTTTCCTGATGGACTCGCGGATGTTCACCTCGCAGGTGGAAGCATTGCGCGGGACCCACCGAGTCATCACCTGGGACCAGCGCGGATTCGGCCGGACCGAGTTCGACGGTCGGCCGTTCAGCTTCTGGGACTCGGCCAGGGACTGCCTCGGGCTGCTGGATTGTCTGGGAATCGAGCGCGCGGTCGTGGGCGGAATGAGCCAGGGGGGTTTCGTGGCACTCCGTACGGCTCTTCTGGCCCCTCGTCGCGTCCGCGGGTTGATCCTGCTGGACACGGAAGCCGGTGTCTTCGACGCGGACGAGAAAGCCGCCAACGACGCGATGAACAGTCACTGGCTCACCAGCGGTCCCACGGATGACCTGGTCGAGGCGATTGCCGCTCATATCATCGACGATCCGGCGCACAGCCCCGCGTGGATTCATCGGTGGAAGTCCCGCCCCAAGGAATTCTTCGAGTGCCCCTACGCGTGTCTCGCGGACCGCGACGATCTCACCGACCGTCTCGGTGAGATCAATTGCCCGGCCCTCGTCGTCCACGGGACGGAGGACGTGGCCATCTCGATGGACCGTGCCGAGATCCTGGCGGCGGGGCTTCCCGGCTCCGGCGGTGTCGTGAAGGTCCGCGGGCCGCATGCTGCCTGCCTGACCAACCCCCCGCCGGTGAACGCCGCGATCCTCGGCTTCCTCGCCAAGCTCCGGTTCTAG
- a CDS encoding protein kinase family protein: MSRGARLAAHGAVSTSLALCGDRGLRELLDAATPLGSGIGGNTALLEVDGTPVFVKQIRLTDLERRPENVHSTANLFGLPVFCHYGVGTIGAPGFGAWRELAVHTMTTNWVVAGDYEGFPLMYHWRVLTDSGRPLPEELADVDRAVAYWGGGSGVRRRIKALQQSTASLVLFLEYIPHNLHDDWLGVRIGSGDEAAERACAMVDSELEAGVSFMNARGLLHFDAHFENILTDGRRLFFADYGLAISSRFELTQEEADFFDRHRTYDRCYTVTHLVNWLAVALYGYAPEEREAFVHTCAQGVPPEGIPAPVAALLVRHAPVAAAMGDFCRRFRQESRTTPPPLAAIRRTGQQDSSPSTA, from the coding sequence ATGTCCCGCGGTGCTCGTCTGGCCGCCCACGGTGCCGTGTCCACATCGCTGGCGCTGTGCGGTGATCGCGGACTGCGCGAACTCCTGGACGCCGCCACACCGTTGGGTTCCGGCATCGGCGGGAACACAGCACTGCTGGAAGTGGACGGAACCCCGGTCTTCGTCAAGCAGATACGCCTGACCGATCTGGAGCGACGGCCGGAGAACGTGCACTCCACGGCGAATCTGTTCGGATTGCCGGTCTTCTGCCACTACGGCGTCGGCACCATCGGCGCTCCGGGGTTCGGCGCCTGGCGGGAACTGGCCGTGCACACCATGACGACGAACTGGGTGGTCGCGGGCGACTACGAGGGCTTCCCCCTGATGTACCACTGGCGGGTGCTGACGGACTCCGGCCGGCCACTTCCCGAGGAACTGGCGGATGTGGACCGAGCGGTCGCCTACTGGGGAGGCGGATCAGGAGTACGCCGCCGGATCAAGGCCCTCCAGCAGTCCACGGCGAGCCTCGTGCTGTTCCTGGAGTACATCCCGCACAACCTGCACGACGACTGGTTGGGCGTGCGGATCGGGTCCGGTGACGAGGCGGCCGAGCGGGCCTGCGCCATGGTGGACAGCGAGCTGGAGGCCGGCGTCTCGTTCATGAACGCCCGCGGACTGCTGCACTTCGACGCCCACTTCGAGAACATCCTGACCGACGGCCGGCGGCTCTTCTTCGCCGACTACGGCCTCGCGATCTCCTCCCGTTTCGAACTCACACAGGAAGAGGCCGACTTCTTCGACCGGCACCGGACCTACGACCGGTGTTACACCGTCACGCACCTGGTGAACTGGCTGGCCGTCGCTCTGTACGGATACGCGCCGGAGGAACGCGAGGCGTTCGTGCACACCTGCGCCCAAGGGGTGCCCCCGGAGGGGATTCCGGCGCCGGTCGCGGCACTCCTTGTCCGTCACGCGCCGGTCGCCGCGGCGATGGGCGACTTCTGTCGCCGATTCCGGCAGGAGAGCCGGACAACTCCCCCTCCACTGGCGGCGATCCGCCGGACGGGGCAGCAGGACAGCAGCCCATCCACCGCCTGA